From a region of the Myroides sp. JBRI-B21084 genome:
- a CDS encoding aspartate kinase — protein MKVFKFGGASIKDPQAIRNVLHVLQTVGFNNSLIIASAMGKTTNALEDVINAYFKKPEELKQTIQIVKDYHADILNELFTNKNHLVFDKVNVLFGEMEFFLATNKSPNYNFVYDQIVSYGEILSTTILSYFFNDQNIENVWIDARNLIKTDTTYRDGMVDWKATEQNIANQLQGKKLYITQGFIGSDPNHFSVTLGREGSDYSAAIFAYCLNAESVTIWKDVPGVLNADPRYFEDTVLLNQISYHEAIELAFYGASVIHPKTLQPLQRKEIPLYVKSFVNPTLPGTSVSKGANLEPETACFIVKKNQLLISISSKDFSFIMEHQVSDIFKLFAEQHIKVNVIQNAAISFTVCVEDKFGNFEHILEDLDNNFKITYNENVSLYTIRHFTPEAANKVIANKNVLLQQTNHETMQIVIKE, from the coding sequence ATGAAAGTATTCAAATTTGGGGGTGCATCTATTAAAGATCCGCAAGCAATTCGCAACGTATTACACGTTTTACAAACAGTTGGTTTTAACAACAGTTTAATTATAGCATCGGCAATGGGCAAAACAACCAACGCCTTAGAAGATGTTATTAATGCCTATTTTAAGAAACCCGAAGAACTGAAGCAAACTATTCAAATTGTTAAAGATTATCATGCCGATATTTTAAATGAATTGTTTACAAATAAAAACCATTTGGTTTTTGATAAGGTAAATGTTTTATTTGGCGAAATGGAATTTTTCCTAGCTACCAATAAATCACCTAATTATAATTTTGTGTACGACCAAATTGTATCGTACGGTGAAATTCTTTCAACCACTATCCTAAGTTACTTTTTTAACGACCAAAACATTGAAAATGTTTGGATTGATGCTAGAAATTTAATTAAAACCGATACTACTTATCGCGATGGTATGGTTGACTGGAAAGCCACTGAACAAAATATTGCCAACCAATTACAAGGTAAAAAACTATACATTACACAAGGATTTATAGGATCGGATCCCAATCATTTTTCGGTAACTTTAGGTCGTGAAGGTTCTGATTATTCTGCAGCAATTTTTGCATATTGTTTAAACGCTGAAAGTGTAACTATTTGGAAAGATGTACCAGGTGTTTTAAATGCCGATCCACGTTATTTTGAAGATACCGTTTTATTAAACCAAATTTCATATCACGAGGCTATTGAATTGGCTTTTTACGGCGCATCGGTTATTCACCCAAAAACCTTACAACCACTACAACGCAAAGAAATCCCTTTATATGTAAAATCGTTTGTAAACCCTACATTACCAGGAACATCGGTATCTAAAGGCGCTAATTTAGAACCCGAAACTGCATGTTTTATTGTAAAGAAAAATCAATTATTGATTTCTATTTCATCAAAAGATTTTTCGTTTATTATGGAACATCAAGTAAGTGATATTTTTAAATTGTTTGCCGAACAACACATTAAAGTAAACGTTATACAAAACGCTGCCATTAGTTTTACAGTTTGTGTTGAAGATAAATTTGGCAATTTTGAACATATTTTAGAAGATTTAGACAACAACTTTAAAATAACGTACAACGAAAATGTTTCGTTATACACTATTCGTCACTTTACACCCGAAGCGGCTAATAAAGTTATTGCAAACAAAAATGTACTTTTACAACAAACCAATCATGAAACCATGCAAATTGTTATAAAAGAATAA